One Eublepharis macularius isolate TG4126 chromosome 6, MPM_Emac_v1.0, whole genome shotgun sequence DNA segment encodes these proteins:
- the LOC129331716 gene encoding uncharacterized protein LOC129331716, translating into MAALKPTSGRGVSWREKETLDLIEFWGEEKVQEALLLCHRNIDVFERISEQMVARGHARTALECRTKTKALRQEYKRVAAHNGRSGNAPATCPFYAQLARIFRGDASIRPQRVARSLNLQSVSNADPMGEDRSNHGVPAPWEGSEELFTHPMVTLHLQAVPASTPNYSGSSTEQETSIGEAPPMDMTDPEDENAADDPDLTQIEEFPEVTGQGAEDPQGDLNNPPAVEQPQVPTAQLSPATRLEKARTRTRRVSVLTNVAERMLSQAQREEQNNRKERGEILEATSHWRAAMESETRWHEDIIREAREDRRAFIEAQSQNMEGLNRAVGALSSLTELFVREQRAGPVAETSQNANSKTRDNDHEKAPLRKRARIIKKRERYDPSL; encoded by the exons ATGGCTGCACTAAAAccaaccagtgggagaggggtctcctggagggagaaggagacatTGGACCTCATTGAattttggggtgaggagaaggtgCAAGAGGCACTATTGCTCTGTCACAGGAACATTGATGTTTTCGAGCGCATCTCAGAGCAGATGGTGGCGAGAGGCCATGCAAGAACCGCACTCGAATGCCGGACAAAAACAAAAGCTTTGAGACAGGAGTACAAGAGGGTCGCGGCACACAATGGAAGATCGGGAAATGCCCCTGCAACATGCCCTTTCTATGCACAGCTTGCAAGAATTTTCAGAGGGGATGCAAGCATACGGCCACAAAGGGTGGCAAGAAGTCTTAACCTGCAGTCGGTGAGCAATGCCGACCCCATGGGGGAAGATCGGTCGAACCATGGCGTTCCCGCTCCATGGGAGGGATCAGAGGAACTATTCACACATCCAATGGTCACTCTACATCTTCAGGCGGTCCCCGCTTCCACTCCCAATTATTCAG GTTCTTCCACAGAACAAGAAACATCAATCGGAGAAGCCCCCCCAATGGACATGACCGATCCAGAGGATGAAAATGCCGCAGACG ATCCAGATTTAACTCAGATAGAGGAGTTCCCGGAGGTGACAGGACAGGGTGCAGAGGATCCGCAAG GAGATCTGAACAATCCACCAGCAGTGGAACAACCGCAGGTCCCCACGGCACAACTGTCTCCTGCTACACGCTTAGAAAAGGCGCGCACCAGAACCAGGCGCGTCTCTGTCCTCACCAACGTTGCAGAGAGAATGCTATCTCAGGCACAGAGGGAGGaacaaaacaacagaaaggaACGTGGAGAAATTCTGGAGGCAACCAGCCATTGGCGTGCAGCCATGGAATCAGAGACAAGATGGCACGAGGACATTATCAGGGAGGCAAGAGAGGATCGTAGGGCTTTTATTGAGGCACAGTCACAAAATATGGAGGGGCTTAATAGGGCTGTCGGTGCCCTCAGCTCCTTGACTGAACTCTTTgtcagggagcaaagagcaggcccGGTTGCAGAAACttcccaaaatgccaacagcaaaacaCGCGATAACGATCATGAGAAGGCACCACTAAGAAAAAGGGCTCGGatcattaaaaagagagaaagatatgATCCATCCCTCTGA